One Burkholderia gladioli genomic window, GATCAGCGGCAGGCCGACCAGCGCGGTTGGGTCGTTCGAGTCGATCGCCTCCAGCAGGGCGATGCCGAGCCCCTCGGATTTCGCGCTGCCGGCCACGTCGTAAGGCGTTTCGGCGCGCAGGTAGGCGTCCAGGTCGGCGTCGGACAGGCAGCGGAACCGCACGCGCGTGACCACGTCCTCGACCTGGGCAAGGTCGCTGCGGCTGTCGTAGACGCACAGCGCGCTGTGGAATTCGACCTCGCGGCCGCGCATCGCCTGCAACTGCTCGAGCGCGCGCTGGTGGGTGCCGGGCTTGCCGACCTGGCGGCCGTCGAAGGTCGCGACCTGGTCGGAGCCGATCACCACGACGCCCTCGGGGGCCTCGACCCGGGCCGCGACCGCGCGCGCCTTGGCGGCGGCCAGGCGCAGCGCGGTGTCGGCCGGCGATTCGCCGGCCAGCGGGGTTTCGTCGAGATCGGGCGTGACGACCTCGAAGGCGAGCCGCAGGCGCTCGAGCAACTCGCGCCGATAGCGGGAACTGGACGCCAGGATCAGCCTGGGCGGACGGGAAAACGTGGTCATGGCGGGATGTCGGGAGGGGCGTCGCGGCTCGGCGCGACGCCGCCGGTTAAGTAATTGACTCGAAAAGATAAAACGGATATAGTTTTGCGCTTTTCATCGGCAGCGACGCCGATGCTTCGTCGAAAGGCCCGCAAGACCCTTGCAGGCCGGGGC contains:
- a CDS encoding Maf-like protein; translated protein: MTTFSRPPRLILASSSRYRRELLERLRLAFEVVTPDLDETPLAGESPADTALRLAAAKARAVAARVEAPEGVVVIGSDQVATFDGRQVGKPGTHQRALEQLQAMRGREVEFHSALCVYDSRSDLAQVEDVVTRVRFRCLSDADLDAYLRAETPYDVAGSAKSEGLGIALLEAIDSNDPTALVGLPLIALTRMLAEAGISPFATEARA